In Sparus aurata chromosome 2, fSpaAur1.1, whole genome shotgun sequence, a single genomic region encodes these proteins:
- the LOC115571081 gene encoding extracellular calcium-sensing receptor-like isoform X2, giving the protein MDSRELRFSRAMVFAIEEINNSTELLPGITLGYEIHDSCASVPVAVQVASQFSNGLDPVFYTGDNCSQAGMVMAMVGESGSTPSISMSRILGSFNIAQVSHFATCACLSDKQQYPNFFRTIPSDQFQADALAKLVKHLGWTWIGAVRSDSDYGNNGMASFLQAAQKEGICVEYSESFYRTHPRSRIQRVAEVIRRSTAVVVVAFVASGDMRILLQELSHKPPPPRQWIGSESWVTDPDMLRFNFCAGAIGFGIEQSVIPGLREFLLDLSPTEVAASPLLTEFWEDAFKCRLGESAAIDERVCDGSEDIQMLQRPYTDTSQLRVTNMAYKAVYAIAHAIHNEVCQDINSSDQCDKFTRIQSKQVLTQLKKVNFTQNGYDVSFDANGDPVARYELVNWQKSESGRIEMVTVGHYDASLPEGQEFRINRNLTWVDSSTQVPVSVCSDSCPPGTRKVLQKGKPICCYDCIPCPEGKISNNTDSPDCFPCPKEFWPNEERDTCLPKPVEFLSFDEVLGIILAAFSVGGACLAIITAAVFFYHRTSPIVRANNSELSFLLLFSLTLCFLCSLTFIGTPSDWSCMLRHTAFGITFVLCISCVLGKTIVVLMAFRATLPGSNVMKWFGPPQQRMTVVSFTFIQVLICAIWLGLSPPFPMKNLTIYKERIILECALGSAIGFWVVLGYIGLLAVFCFVLAVLARKLPDHFNEAKLITFSMLVFCAVWITFIPAYVSSPGKFTVAVEIFAILASSFGLILCIFAPKCYIILFKPEKNTKKHLMNKN; this is encoded by the exons ATGGACTCTCGTGAGCTGCGCTTCTCGCGCGCAATGGTCTTCGCCATCGAGGAGAttaacaacagcacagagctgctgccagGCATCACACTCGGTTATGAGATCCACGACTCATGCGCCTCAGTGCCCGTGGCGGTCCAAGTGGCATCCCAGTTTTCAAATGGGCTGGACCCGGTGTTTTACACCGGCGACAACTGCTCGCAAGCTGGCATGGTGATGGCCATGGTCGGTGAGTCTGGATCAACGCCATCCATCAGCATGTCGCGCATCCTCGGGTCCTTTAACATTGCTCAG GTGAGTCACTTTGCCACTTGTGCATGCCTGTCTGATAAGCAGCAGTACCCGAATTTCTTCAGAACAATCCCCAGTGACCAGTTCCAGGCTGACGCGCTGGCCAAGCTGGTGAAACACCTTGGTTGGACTTGGATAGGTGCTGTCCGGTCAGATTCTGACTATGGAAACAATGGCATGGCGTCTTTCCTGCAGGCGGCGCAGAAGGAAGGGATCTGCGTGGAATACTCTGAATCTTTCTATCGGACCCACCCACGTAGCAGGATCCAGAGAGTAGCTGAAGTAATCCGCAG GTCgacagctgtggttgttgtggcatttgtagCCTCTGGAGACATGAGGATCTTGCTACAGGAGCTGTCACACAAACCTCCTCCACCTCGCCAGTGGATAGGCAGTGAGTCCTGGGTAACTGACCCAGATATGCTGAGGTTCAACTTCTGTGCTGGAGCCATCGGATTTGGCATTGAGCAATCTGTCATTCCAGGTCTGAGAGAATTCTTGCTGGATCTCTCGCCTACGGAAGTGGCTGCCTCTCCATTGCTTACTGAGTTCTGGGAGGATGCTTTCAAGTGCAGGCTtggagaaa GTGCGGCCATAGATGAGAGAGTATGTGATGGAAGTGAAGACATACAGATGCTCCAGCGCCCATACACTGACACATCTCAGCTCCGAGTCACTAACATGGCGTACAAGGCTGTTTATGCAATAGCACATGCCATTCATAATGAAGTGTGTCAGGACATAAATTCTTCAGATCAGTGTGACAAATTCACCAGGATACAGTCAAAACAG GTCCTCACTCAACTGAAGAAAGTGAATTTTACTCAAAATGGTTATGATGTGTCATTTGATGCCAATGGGGATCCTGTGGCCAGATATGAGCTGGTTAACTGGCAAAAAAGTGAGAGTGGTcgcattgagatggtgacagtAGGGCACTATGATGCATCACTGCCAGAGGGCCAAGAGTTCCGCATCAACAGAAACCTCACTTGGGTGGATAGTAGCACACAA GTGCCTGTTTCAGTGTGCAGTGACAGCTGTCCTCCAGGAACTCGTAAAgtgctgcagaaaggaaaaccCATCTGTTGTTATGATTGTATACCATGTCCTGAAGGAAAGATCAGCAATAATACAG ATTCCCCTGATTGTTTCCCATGCCCCAAAGAGTTCTGGCCTAATGAAGAGAGAGACACTTGTCTCCCCAAGCCTGTAGAGTTTCTTTCCTTTGACGAGGTCCTAGGAATCATCCTGGCAGCTTTTTCAGTTGGTGGCGCCTGTCTTGCCATCATAACAGCGGCTGTCTTCTTTTATCACAGGACATCCCCGATTGTCAGGGCCAacaactctgagctgagcttcctgctgctcttctccctGACTCTATGTTTCTTATGTTCATTGACTTTCATTGGAACACCCTCTGATTGGTCCTGCATGCTGCGCCACACAGCGTTTGGCATCACCTTTGTGCTCTGCATCTCCTGTGTTCTTGGAAAAACTATAGTCGTACTAATGGCCTTCAGAGCTACACTCCCAGGTAGTAATGTcatgaaatggtttggtcctCCACAGCAAAGGATGACTGTAGTGTCTTTCACATTCATTCAAGTTTTGATATGTGCTATTTGGTTGGGTCTTAGTCCCCCATTTCCAATGAAAAACCTGACTATATATAAGGAGAGAATCATCCTGGAGTGTGCATTAGGATCAGCTATTGGGTTCTGGGTTGTTCTCGGGTACATTGGTCTACTGGCTGTCTTTTGCTTTGTGTTAGCTGTCCTAGCCCGGAAACTACCTGATCATTTTAACGAAGCCAAGCTGATCACCTTCAGCATGCTGGTATTCTGTGCAGTATGGATCACCTTTATCCCAGCGTACGTCAGCTCTCCTGGGAAATTTACTGTGGCTGTGGAGATATTTGCCATTCTGGCCTCCAGTTTTGGACTGATACTGTGTATATTTGCTCCAAAGTGTTACATCATATTGTTTAAGCCAGAGAAGAACAccaagaaacatttaatgaacaAAAATTAA
- the LOC115571081 gene encoding extracellular calcium-sensing receptor-like isoform X1, with protein sequence MDSRELRFSRAMVFAIEEINNSTELLPGITLGYEIHDSCASVPVAVQVASQFSNGLDPVFYTGDNCSQAGMVMAMVGESGSTPSISMSRILGSFNIAQVSHFATCACLSDKQQYPNFFRTIPSDQFQADALAKLVKHLGWTWIGAVRSDSDYGNNGMASFLQAAQKEGICVEYSESFYRTHPRSRIQRVAEVIRRSTAVVVVAFVASGDMRILLQELSHKPPPPRQWIGSLREFLLDLSPTEVAASPLLTEFWEDAFKCRLGESAAIDERVCDGSEDIQMLQRPYTDTSQLRVTNMAYKAVYAIAHAIHNEVCQDINSSDQCDKFTRIQSKQVLTQLKKVNFTQNGYDVSFDANGDPVARYELVNWQKSESGRIEMVTVGHYDASLPEGQEFRINRNLTWVDSSTQVPVSVCSDSCPPGTRKVLQKGKPICCYDCIPCPEGKISNNTGAAIDDRVCDGTEDITTLQDPYTDTSQLRITNMVYKAVYAIAHAIHNTVCQDTNSKIQCDKLTRIESKQVLTQLKKVNFTQNGYDVSFDANGDPVARYELVNWQKIDSGSIEMVTVGHYDSSLPEGQEFRINKNLTWVDGSTKVPVSVCSESCPPGTRKMLQKGKPICCYDCIPCPEGEISNATDSPDCFPCSKEFWPNAERDTCLPKPVEFLSFDEVLGIVLAAFSVVGACLAIITAAVFFRHRTSPIVRANNSELSFLLLFSLTLCFLCSLTFIGAPSDWSCRLRHTAFGITFVLCISCVLGKTIVVLMAFRATLPGSNVMKWFGPLQQRVTVLSFTFIQVLICGIWLGLSPPFPMKNVTTFKERIILECALGSAIGFWAVLGYIGLLAVFCLVLAVLARKLPGNFNEAKLITFSMLIFCAVWITFFPAYVSSPGKFTVAVEIFAILASSFGLILCIFAPKFYIILFKPEKNTKKHLMTKN encoded by the exons ATGGACTCTCGTGAGCTGCGCTTCTCGCGCGCAATGGTCTTCGCCATCGAGGAGAttaacaacagcacagagctgctgccagGCATCACACTCGGTTATGAGATCCACGACTCATGCGCCTCAGTGCCCGTGGCGGTCCAAGTGGCATCCCAGTTTTCAAATGGGCTGGACCCGGTGTTTTACACCGGCGACAACTGCTCGCAAGCTGGCATGGTGATGGCCATGGTCGGTGAGTCTGGATCAACGCCATCCATCAGCATGTCGCGCATCCTCGGGTCCTTTAACATTGCTCAG GTGAGTCACTTTGCCACTTGTGCATGCCTGTCTGATAAGCAGCAGTACCCGAATTTCTTCAGAACAATCCCCAGTGACCAGTTCCAGGCTGACGCGCTGGCCAAGCTGGTGAAACACCTTGGTTGGACTTGGATAGGTGCTGTCCGGTCAGATTCTGACTATGGAAACAATGGCATGGCGTCTTTCCTGCAGGCGGCGCAGAAGGAAGGGATCTGCGTGGAATACTCTGAATCTTTCTATCGGACCCACCCACGTAGCAGGATCCAGAGAGTAGCTGAAGTAATCCGCAG GTCgacagctgtggttgttgtggcatttgtagCCTCTGGAGACATGAGGATCTTGCTACAGGAGCTGTCACACAAACCTCCTCCACCTCGCCAGTGGATAGGCA GTCTGAGAGAATTCTTGCTGGATCTCTCGCCTACGGAAGTGGCTGCCTCTCCATTGCTTACTGAGTTCTGGGAGGATGCTTTCAAGTGCAGGCTtggagaaa GTGCGGCCATAGATGAGAGAGTATGTGATGGAAGTGAAGACATACAGATGCTCCAGCGCCCATACACTGACACATCTCAGCTCCGAGTCACTAACATGGCGTACAAGGCTGTTTATGCAATAGCACATGCCATTCATAATGAAGTGTGTCAGGACATAAATTCTTCAGATCAGTGTGACAAATTCACCAGGATACAGTCAAAACAG GTCCTCACTCAACTGAAGAAAGTGAATTTTACTCAAAATGGTTATGATGTGTCATTTGATGCCAATGGGGATCCTGTGGCCAGATATGAGCTGGTTAACTGGCAAAAAAGTGAGAGTGGTcgcattgagatggtgacagtAGGGCACTATGATGCATCACTGCCAGAGGGCCAAGAGTTCCGCATCAACAGAAACCTCACTTGGGTGGATAGTAGCACACAA GTGCCTGTTTCAGTGTGCAGTGACAGCTGTCCTCCAGGAACTCGTAAAgtgctgcagaaaggaaaaccCATCTGTTGTTATGATTGTATACCATGTCCTGAAGGAAAGATCAGCAATAATACAG gtgCAGCCATAGATGACCGTGTGTGTGATGGAACTGAAGACATAACGACGCTCCAGGACCCATACACTGATACATCTCAGCTCCGAATCACCAACATGGTGTACAAGGCTGTTTATGCAATAGCACATGCTATTCATAATACAGTGTGTCAAGATACAAATTCTAAGATTCAGTGTGATAAGCTCACCAGAATAGAGTCCAAACAG GTCCTCACTCAACTGAAGAAAGTGAATTTTACTCAAAATGGTTATGATGTGTCATTTGATGCCAATGGGGATCCTGTGGCCAGATATGAGCTGGTTAACTGGCAGAAAATAGACAGTGGCagcattgagatggtgacagtAGGGCACTATGATTCATCACTGCCAGAAGGCCAAGAGTTTCGTATCAATAAGAACCTCACCTGGGTGGACGGTAGCACAAAA GTGCCtgtgtcagtgtgcagtgagagctgtcctccaggaactcgtaaaatgctgcagaaaggaaaaccCATCTGCTGTTATGATTGTATACCTTGTCCTGAGGGAGAAATAAGCAATGCTACAG ATTCCCCTGATTGTTTCCCTTGCTCCAAGGAGTTCTGGCCTAATGCAGAGAGAGACACTTGTCTCCCCAAGCCTGTCGAGTTTCTGTCCTTTGATGAAGTCCTAGGAATCGTCCTGGCTGCATTCTCAGTTGTTGGTGCCTGTCTTGCCATTATaacagcagctgtgttcttTCGTCACAGGACGTCCCCAATTGTCAGGGCCAacaactctgagctgagctttctgctgcttttctccCTGACTCTATGTTTCTTATGTTCATTGACTTTCATTGGAGCACCCTCTGATTGGTCCTGCAGGCTGCGCCACACAGCGTTTGGCATCacttttgtcctctgcatttcTTGTGTTCTTGGAAAAACTATAGTGGTGTTAATGGCCTTCAGAGCTACACTCCCAGGAAGTAATGTTATGAAATGGTTTGGCCCTCTACAGCAAAGGGTGACTGTACTATCTTTCACATTCATTCAAGTTTTAATATGTGGTATTTGGTTGGGTCTAAGTCCCCCCTTTCCAATGAAAAACGTAACCACTTTTAAGGAGAGAATCATCCTTGAGTGTGCATTAGGCTCAGCTATTGGGTTCTGGGCTGTGCTTGGATACATTGGCCTACTGGCTGTCTTTTGCTTAGTGTTAGCTGTCCTCGCCAGAAAACTGCCTGGTAATTTTAATGAAGCCAAGCTGATCACCTTCAGCATGCTGATATTTTGTGCAGTCTGGATCACCTTTTTCCCAGCGTATGTCAGCTCTCCTGGGAAATTTACTGTGGCCGTGGAGATATTCGCAATTCTAGCCTCCAGTTTTGGACTAATACTGTGTATATTTGCTCCAAAGTTTTACATCATATTGTTTAAGCCAGAGAAGAATAccaagaaacatttaatgactAAAAATTAA
- the LOC115571112 gene encoding extracellular calcium-sensing receptor-like, translating into MDGDYVIGGVFAIHHYTHTPVHNYTTMPEPLKCTGSMDSRELRFSRAMVFAIEEINNSTELLPGIKLGYQIHDSCTTVPVAMHVTFQLSNGLDPVFYTGDNCSQSGMVMAIVGESESTPSISMSRIIGPFNIPQVSYFATCACLSDKQQYPSFFRTIPSDQFQTDALAKLIKHFGWTWIGAVRSDSDYGNNGMASFLQAAQKEGICVEYSESLHRTHPRSRIQRVADIIRRSTAVVIVAFTASAELTLLLGELSLKPSPPRQWIGSESWVTNRDMLKFNFCAGAIGFGIQKSVIPGLREYLLDLSPTKLSSSPVLTEFWEDAFNCRLGKNAAKDKTVCDGTEDIKTLQSPYTDTSQLRATNMVYKAVYAIAHAIHNAVCKDSTAQCDKFTRMESNQVLSQLKKVNFSRNGYDVSFDVNGDPVARYELVNWQQSESGSIEMVTVGLYDTSLPEGQEFHISRNLTWMDGGKQVPVSVCSDSCRPGTRKVLQKGKPICCYDCILCAEGEISNTTDSLNCFPCPKEFWPNAERDTCFPKPVEFLSFDEVLGIILAAFSVGGACLAIITAAVFFRHRSSPIVRANNSELSFLLLFSLTLCFLCSLTFIGAPSDWSCRLRHTAFGITFVLCISCILGKTIVVLVAFKATLPDCKVMKWFGPLQQRITVVSFTFVQVLICTIWLCVSPPFQMENLTAYKERIILECALGSAIGFWVVLGYIGLLAVFCLVLAVLARKLPDNFNEAKLITFSMLIFCAVWITFIPAYVSSPGKFTVAVEIFAILASSFGLILCIFAPKCYIILFKPEKNTKKHLMNKNES; encoded by the exons ATGGATGGTGACTATGTTATTGGTGGTGTTTTCGCCATTCACCATTACACGCACACACCGGTGCATAACTATACCACCATGCCTGAGCCACTAAAGTGCACAGGGAG CATGGACTCTCGTGAACTGCGCTTCTCCCGCGCAATGGTCTTCGCCATTGAGGAGAttaacaacagcacagagctgctgccagGGATCAAACTTGGTTATCAGATCCACGACTCGTGCACCACGGTCCCTGTGGCGATGCATGTGACATTCCAGCTTTCAAATGGCCTGGACCCAGTGTTTTACACTGGTGACAATTGCTCACAATCTGGTATGGTGATGGCTATTGTCGGTGAGTCTGAGTCCACGCCATCCATCAGCATGTCACGCATCATCGGGCCCTTCAACATTCCTCAA GTGAGCTACTTTGCCACTTGTGCATGTCTGTCTGATAAGCAGCAGTACCCAAGTTTCTTCAGAACAATCCCCAGTGACCAGTTCCAGACTGACGCACTCGCCaaactgataaaacattttGGCTGGACTTGGATCGGTGctgtccggtcagattcagacTATGGCAATAATGGCATGGCATCTTTCCTGCAGGCAGCACAGAAGGAGGGGATCTGTGTTGAATACTCTGAATCTTTACATCGGACCCACCCACGTAGCAGAATACAGAGAGTAGCTGACATTATCCGCAG GTCAACTGCTGTGGTTATTGTGGCGTTTACAGCCTCTGCAGAATTAACACTCCTGCTGGGAGAGCTGTCGCTCAAGCCTTCTCCACCTCGCCAGTGGATAGGCAGTGAGTCCTGGGTAACCAACCGAGACATGCTGAAGTTTAACTTCTGTGCTGGAGCCATCGGATTTGGCATTCAGAAATCTGTCATCCCAGGTCTAAGAGAATACTTGCTAGATCTGTCTCCAACAAAATTGTCTTCCTCTCCAGTGCTCACTGAGTTCTGGGAGGATGCATTCAACTGCAGGCTGGGAAAAA ATGCAGCCAAAGACAAAACTGTGTGTGATGGAACTGAAGACATAAAGACGCTACAGAGCCCATACACTGACACATCTCAGCTCCGAGCCACTAACATGGTATACAAGGCTGTTTATGCAATAGCCCATGCCATTCATAATGCAGTGTGTAAGGATTCTACAGCACAGTGTGACAAATTCACTAGGATGGAGTCTAATCAG GTTCTTAGCCAGCTCAAGAAAGTGAATTTTTCCAGAAATGGTTATGATGTGTCATTTGATGTCAATGGTGATCCTGTGGCCAGATATGAGCTGGTTAATTGGCAACAAAGTGAGAGTGGCagcattgagatggtgacagtAGGGCTTTATGATACATCACTGCCAGAGGGCCAGGAGTTCCACATCAGCAGGAATCTCACTTGGATGGATGGTGGCAAACAA GTTCCtgtgtcagtgtgcagtgaCAGCTGTCGTCCAGGAACTCGGAAGGTGCTTCAGAAAGGAAAACCCATCTGCTGTTATGATTGTATACTCTGTGCTGAGGGAGAAATTAGCAATACTACag ATTCCCTCAATTGTTTCCCTTGCCCCAAGGAGTTCTGGCCTAATGCAGAGAGGGACACTTGTTTCCCCAAGCCCGTAGAGTTTCTTTCCTTTGATGAGGTCCTAGGAATCATCCTGGCTGCATTCTCAGTCGGCGGTGCCTGTCTTGCCATCATAACAGCGGCTGTGTTCTTTCGTCACAGATCATCCCCGATTGTCAGGGCCAacaactctgagctgagcttcctgctgctTTTCTCCCTGACTCTATGTTTCTTATGTTCATTAACTTTTATTGGAGCACCCTCTGATTGGTCCTGCAGGCTGCGCCACACAGCTTTTGGGATCACCTTTGTCCTCTGCATCTCTTGCATCCTTGGGAAAACTATAGTAGTGTTAGTGGCCTTCAAAGCTACACTCCCAGATTGTAAGGTTATGAAATGGTTTGGCCCTCTACAGCAAAGGATAACTGTAGTATCTTTCACATTTGTTCAAGTTTTAATATGTACAATTTGGTTGTGTGTCAGTCCTCCTTTTCAAATGGAAAACCTAACTGCATATAAGGAGAGAATCATCCTAGAGTGTGCATTAGGATCAGCTATTGGGTTCTGGGTTGTACTTGGGTACATAGGCCTACTGGCTGTCTTTTGCTTAGTGTTAGCTGTCCTAGCCCGGAAACTACCTGATAACTTTAATGAGGCCAAACTGATCACCTTCAgcatgttaatattttgtgcaGTCTGGATCACCTTTATCCCAGCGTATGTCAGCTCTCCTGGGAAATTTACTGTGGCAGTGGAGATATTTGCCATTCTGGCTTCCAGTTTTGGACTGATACTGTGTATCTTTGCTCCAAAGTGTTACATTATATTGTTCAAGCCAGAGAAGAACAccaagaaacatttaatgaacaAAAATGAATCCTAG